In Streptomyces sp. NBC_00704, a genomic segment contains:
- a CDS encoding class E sortase, producing MRVVVRTVSELCITAGAVIVLFVVYVLFWTGVRADRAMDDQIDALHDQWARQGRGAAPSPGPSAGAGGGAGSAVRVTPYGDGRPFAVMYIPRLGFTWNKPVLEGTATGTLKKGLGHYRGTARLGGTGNFSVAGHRRTYGDPFKDFPELRRGDAVVLTDGTTWFTYRIDKGPYKTVPSDVEVIDAVPRKSGYTRPGRYLTLTTCDPEWGHSHRLIVWAHLDSTQPVEAGEPRALRR from the coding sequence GTGCGGGTCGTCGTCAGGACGGTGAGCGAGCTGTGCATCACCGCCGGAGCCGTCATCGTCCTGTTCGTCGTCTATGTGCTGTTCTGGACCGGGGTGCGGGCCGACCGGGCGATGGACGACCAGATCGACGCCCTGCACGACCAGTGGGCCCGGCAGGGGCGGGGGGCCGCCCCGAGCCCGGGCCCGAGCGCGGGTGCCGGCGGCGGTGCGGGGTCGGCCGTCCGGGTGACGCCGTACGGTGACGGCCGGCCCTTCGCGGTGATGTACATCCCGCGGCTCGGTTTCACGTGGAACAAACCGGTGCTGGAGGGGACGGCGACCGGCACCCTGAAGAAGGGGCTGGGCCACTATCGGGGGACCGCCCGGCTGGGTGGGACCGGGAACTTCTCCGTCGCGGGCCACCGCCGGACCTACGGCGATCCTTTCAAGGACTTCCCCGAGCTCAGACGGGGTGACGCGGTGGTGCTGACGGACGGGACCACCTGGTTCACGTATCGGATCGACAAAGGCCCCTACAAAACCGTGCCCTCGGACGTCGAGGTGATCGACGCTGTGCCACGTAAGTCGGGGTATACGCGTCCGGGCCGGTACCTGACGTTGACGACGTGCGATCCGGAATGGGGGCACAGTCACCGGCTGATCGTCTGGGCGCACCTGGACTCCACACAGCCTGTGGAGGCAGGCGAACCGAGGGCACTGCGCCGTTAG
- a CDS encoding aminodeoxychorismate/anthranilate synthase component II, with amino-acid sequence MSARILVVDNYDSFVFNLVQYLYQLGAECEVLRNDEVSTAHAQDGFDGVLLSPGPGTPEEAGVCVEMVRHCAATGVPVFGVCLGMQSMQVAYGGVVDRAPELLHGKTSPVEHGGRGVFAGLPSPFTATRYHSLAAEPGTVPAELEVTARTQDGIIMGLRHRELPVEGVQFHPESVLTEHGHRMLANWLAECGDQSAVARSAGLAPVVGRATA; translated from the coding sequence GTGAGCGCGCGCATTCTCGTCGTCGACAACTACGACAGCTTCGTCTTCAACCTGGTCCAGTACCTGTACCAGCTGGGCGCCGAGTGCGAGGTCCTGCGCAACGACGAGGTCTCCACGGCCCATGCCCAGGACGGGTTCGACGGTGTGCTGCTCTCGCCCGGTCCGGGCACGCCCGAGGAGGCCGGGGTGTGCGTGGAGATGGTGCGGCACTGTGCGGCCACCGGGGTGCCCGTCTTCGGCGTCTGTCTGGGCATGCAGTCGATGCAGGTGGCCTACGGCGGGGTGGTGGACCGGGCGCCGGAGCTGCTGCACGGCAAGACGTCGCCGGTGGAGCACGGGGGCAGGGGCGTCTTCGCGGGGCTGCCCAGCCCGTTCACCGCGACCCGGTACCACTCGCTGGCCGCGGAGCCGGGGACGGTGCCGGCCGAGCTGGAGGTGACGGCCCGTACGCAGGACGGGATCATCATGGGGCTGCGCCACCGTGAACTGCCCGTCGAGGGCGTGCAGTTCCATCCCGAGTCGGTGCTGACCGAGCACGGGCACCGGATGCTGGCCAACTGGCTGGCGGAGTGCGGCGACCAGAGCGCGGTGGCGAGGTCGGCGGGGCTCGCCCCGGTGGTGGGCAGGGCCACGGCGTGA
- a CDS encoding class E sortase: MTALRPEREDSYGAASYESFGGDRRAGTGQSYLPPADDETVALRLPPASAFGGGSLPASGGSAASAAPGSPAGGRAARRKAAKGRHGRHGGHGGPEGHGGRDAGAGARDGLDASSSSRGERPLSRVEARRRQRARRPSAAVVASRAVGEVFITTGVLMLLFVTYQLWWTNVRAHAQADREASSLQDDWASGKGAPGVFSPGQGFAILHIPKLDVVVPIAEGVSNKKVLDKGMVGHYGEGALTTAMPDAKTGNFGLAGHRNTHGEPFRYINRLQAGDDIVVETQDEYFVYKMASSLPVTSPGNTSVLDPVPPGSGFTGPGRYITLTTCTPEFTSKYRLIVWGKMVEERPRSKGKPDALVE; the protein is encoded by the coding sequence GTGACCGCGCTGCGTCCCGAGCGTGAGGACTCGTACGGCGCCGCGTCGTACGAGTCCTTCGGCGGTGACCGCCGTGCGGGGACGGGGCAGTCGTATCTGCCGCCGGCCGACGACGAGACGGTGGCGTTGCGGCTGCCGCCGGCGTCGGCGTTCGGCGGCGGCTCCCTACCGGCCTCTGGCGGCTCGGCGGCCTCCGCGGCCCCTGGATCTCCGGCGGGTGGGCGTGCGGCCCGCAGGAAGGCGGCCAAGGGGCGTCATGGCCGTCACGGGGGTCATGGCGGCCCCGAGGGGCACGGTGGGCGTGACGCGGGCGCCGGGGCGCGGGACGGGCTGGACGCGTCGTCCTCGTCCCGTGGCGAGCGGCCGCTGTCCCGTGTGGAGGCGCGGCGCCGGCAGCGGGCCCGCAGGCCGAGTGCGGCGGTGGTCGCCAGCCGGGCGGTGGGCGAGGTGTTCATCACCACGGGTGTGCTGATGCTGCTGTTCGTCACCTACCAGTTGTGGTGGACGAACGTGCGGGCCCATGCGCAGGCGGACCGGGAGGCCAGCAGCCTCCAGGACGACTGGGCGAGCGGGAAGGGCGCCCCCGGGGTGTTCTCGCCGGGGCAGGGTTTCGCGATCCTGCACATTCCCAAGCTGGACGTGGTGGTGCCGATCGCCGAGGGCGTGAGCAACAAGAAGGTGCTCGACAAGGGGATGGTGGGGCACTACGGCGAGGGTGCGCTGACGACGGCGATGCCGGACGCGAAGACCGGCAACTTCGGGCTCGCGGGTCACCGCAACACGCACGGCGAGCCGTTCCGGTACATCAACCGGTTGCAGGCGGGTGACGACATCGTCGTCGAGACGCAGGACGAGTACTTCGTCTACAAGATGGCGTCCTCGTTGCCGGTGACCTCGCCGGGCAACACGAGCGTGCTGGATCCGGTCCCGCCGGGCTCGGGGTTCACCGGGCCGGGCCGGTACATCACGCTCACGACGTGCACGCCGGAGTTCACCAGCAAGTACCGGCTGATCGTCTGGGGCAAGATGGTCGAGGAACGGCCGCGGAGCAAGGGCAAGCCGGACGCGCTCGTCGAGTAG
- a CDS encoding class E sortase — MNVAATTGDTGHDEHARVDAPVPAPGPRRRAGGRIAFAVSVFGELLITAGLVLGLFVVYSLWWTNVVADRHAHRQADKVRDGWARQDTGPGALDTRDGIGFLHVPAMRNGEVLVEKGTSSKILNEGVAGYYTDPVKAALPTSGRAGNFALAAHRDGHGAKFHNIDKLEKGDPIVFETKDDWYVYKVYAILPETSKYNVEVLGGIPKESGRKKSGHYITLTTCTPVYTSRYRYVVWGELVRVDKVDAARTPPKELS; from the coding sequence TTGAACGTGGCAGCGACCACCGGCGACACCGGTCACGACGAGCACGCGCGCGTGGACGCGCCCGTCCCGGCGCCCGGGCCGCGGCGCCGAGCGGGCGGCCGGATCGCGTTCGCCGTCAGCGTCTTCGGTGAACTCCTCATCACGGCGGGCCTGGTGCTGGGCCTGTTCGTCGTCTACTCCCTGTGGTGGACCAACGTCGTGGCCGACCGGCACGCGCACCGGCAGGCCGACAAGGTGCGCGACGGCTGGGCGCGGCAGGACACCGGGCCGGGTGCGCTGGACACGCGGGACGGCATCGGGTTCCTGCACGTGCCCGCGATGCGCAACGGGGAGGTGCTGGTCGAGAAGGGCACGTCGTCGAAGATCCTCAACGAGGGTGTGGCCGGCTACTACACCGATCCGGTCAAGGCGGCCCTGCCGACGAGCGGCAGGGCGGGCAACTTCGCGCTGGCCGCGCACCGCGACGGCCACGGGGCGAAGTTCCACAACATCGACAAGCTGGAGAAGGGCGACCCGATCGTCTTCGAGACGAAGGACGACTGGTACGTCTACAAGGTGTACGCGATCCTGCCCGAGACCTCGAAGTACAACGTCGAGGTTCTCGGCGGGATCCCGAAGGAGTCCGGCAGGAAGAAGTCCGGTCACTACATCACGCTGACGACCTGCACGCCGGTGTACACGAGCCGCTACCGGTACGTGGTGTGGGGTGAGCTGGTGCGGGTGGACAAGGTCGATGCGGCCCGCACCCCCCCGAAGGAACTCTCCTGA
- a CDS encoding restriction endonuclease: MINESALLESRTLRDGVLERTDVLDRVKTLSLLPDGLHVTTAMVAAYFGVTIEAVRQLKARHHEELAGNGMRTLRGPDLAQFKRDVLSRYPGPCPQPRSSLTLYSRRALLNIAMLLRDSEVARQVRAYLLDSEYRARTQAVDNPAHPHPQSLDDRIDQRITHVLGKTVVPMFNALIETSADHRRELIALRTGVQRIEKRLQQHHARLRRLESPRADRPLAGVMAAMDAMNGREFEEHVAALLRRDGCTDVVVRGGGRDRGVDVTALTADGRRLVVQCKRFAPHLSITSPELQKFVGAAKVLHHSDVALFVATCPFTREALDIAAETGITALHRGLVEQWSAGTPLAVLR, translated from the coding sequence GTGATCAACGAATCGGCACTGCTGGAATCCAGGACCCTGCGAGACGGCGTACTCGAACGCACCGACGTCCTCGACAGAGTGAAAACCCTCTCCCTGCTGCCCGACGGCCTCCACGTCACCACAGCGATGGTGGCGGCGTACTTCGGCGTCACCATCGAAGCCGTCCGCCAGCTCAAAGCACGCCACCACGAGGAACTGGCGGGCAACGGAATGCGCACCCTGCGAGGCCCCGACCTCGCACAATTCAAGCGTGACGTCCTGTCACGCTATCCGGGCCCTTGTCCACAGCCCCGTTCCAGCCTCACTCTCTACTCCCGTCGCGCGCTCCTCAACATCGCGATGCTCCTCCGCGACAGCGAGGTCGCCCGCCAGGTCCGCGCCTACCTTCTCGACAGCGAGTACCGGGCGCGGACACAGGCTGTGGACAACCCCGCCCACCCGCACCCCCAGTCCCTCGACGACCGCATCGACCAGCGCATCACCCACGTCCTCGGCAAGACCGTCGTCCCCATGTTCAACGCGCTGATCGAGACGTCGGCCGACCACCGACGGGAACTGATCGCCCTGCGGACGGGCGTCCAGCGCATCGAGAAACGGCTCCAGCAACACCACGCCCGACTGCGACGGCTGGAATCCCCCCGCGCCGACCGGCCCCTCGCCGGAGTCATGGCGGCCATGGACGCCATGAACGGCCGCGAGTTCGAGGAGCACGTCGCCGCCCTGCTGCGCCGCGACGGCTGCACCGACGTCGTCGTACGAGGCGGCGGACGGGACCGCGGCGTCGACGTCACCGCCCTCACCGCCGACGGACGACGCCTCGTCGTCCAGTGCAAGAGGTTCGCGCCCCACCTCTCCATCACCAGCCCCGAACTGCAGAAGTTCGTCGGAGCGGCCAAGGTCCTGCATCACTCCGACGTCGCCCTGTTCGTCGCGACCTGCCCCTTCACCCGCGAGGCCCTCGACATCGCCGCCGAGACCGGCATCACCGCCTTGCACCGCGGCCTGGTGGAGCAGTGGAGCGCCGGGACCCCCCTGGCCGTCCTCCGCTGA
- the pknB gene encoding Stk1 family PASTA domain-containing Ser/Thr kinase gives MEEPRRLGGRYELGHVLGRGGMAEVYFAHDTRLGRSVAVKTLRADLARDPSFQARFRREAQSAASLNHPAIVAVYDTGEDYIDGVSIPYIVMEYVDGSTLRELLHSGRKLLPERTLEMTIGILQALEYSHRAGIVHRDIKPANVMLTRNGQVKVMDFGIARAMGDSGMTMTQTSAVIGTAQYLSPEQAKGEQVDARSDLYSTGCLLYELLTVRPPFVGDSPVAVAYQHVREEPQPPSVFDPEITPEMDAIVLRALVKDPNYRYQSADEMRLDIEACLDGQPVAATAAMGSVGYAGYGDDQATTAMRPDAGATSMLPPMNPDDGGGYGYDDRPDRRRQKKSNTSTILLILAAVLVLVGAVLIGKWVFSGDGPGSKPFAAPNFVNKTRAEAETMAKNRDLNPVFTQKPCESTAKGNICSQDPAAGKDVNKGDTVNLVVSTGAPKVDVPSVLGKTLDEAKTLLEGDQYQFQVDTKQEVSTEPEGTVLKQNPKLGDQVEKGTTITLTVAKAEQKATVPDVSNKSCDEAKAQMEQNELKGNCVEVDTQDPNQVDKVVQTVPSIGSQADKGSTVQIQIGKSTQPEQVQVPGNLQGMNLKDAKQALKNAGLNVGNVAGSQDDDAQVISSDPAPGSTVNKGQTVNLIAIKNGGNGGNNGGGGFFGGGGG, from the coding sequence ATGGAAGAGCCGCGTCGCCTCGGCGGCCGGTACGAACTGGGCCACGTGCTCGGTCGTGGTGGCATGGCGGAGGTCTACTTCGCGCATGACACCCGTCTCGGCCGCAGCGTGGCGGTGAAGACGCTGCGCGCGGACCTCGCGCGCGACCCTTCCTTCCAGGCCCGGTTCCGCCGGGAGGCCCAGTCTGCCGCCTCGCTCAACCACCCCGCGATCGTCGCGGTCTACGACACGGGCGAGGACTACATCGACGGGGTCTCGATCCCGTACATCGTCATGGAGTACGTCGACGGCTCCACACTCCGCGAGCTGCTCCACTCCGGCCGCAAACTGCTGCCCGAGCGGACGCTGGAGATGACCATCGGCATCCTCCAGGCGCTCGAGTACTCCCACAGAGCCGGCATCGTCCACCGCGACATCAAGCCCGCGAACGTCATGCTGACGCGCAACGGCCAGGTCAAGGTCATGGACTTCGGCATCGCCCGCGCCATGGGCGACTCCGGCATGACCATGACCCAGACGTCCGCGGTCATCGGCACCGCCCAGTACCTCTCCCCCGAGCAGGCCAAGGGCGAGCAGGTCGACGCACGCTCCGACCTCTACTCGACCGGCTGCCTCCTCTACGAGCTGCTGACCGTCCGGCCGCCCTTCGTCGGGGACTCCCCGGTCGCGGTGGCCTACCAGCACGTACGCGAGGAACCGCAGCCCCCCAGCGTCTTCGACCCCGAGATCACCCCCGAGATGGACGCCATCGTCCTGCGGGCCCTGGTCAAGGACCCGAACTACCGCTACCAGTCCGCCGACGAGATGCGCCTGGACATCGAGGCCTGCCTCGACGGCCAGCCGGTCGCCGCGACCGCCGCCATGGGCTCGGTCGGCTACGCCGGATACGGCGACGACCAGGCGACCACCGCCATGCGCCCGGACGCCGGCGCCACGTCGATGCTGCCGCCCATGAACCCCGACGACGGCGGCGGCTACGGCTACGACGACCGCCCCGACCGGCGCCGCCAGAAGAAGTCCAACACCTCGACGATCCTGCTGATCCTCGCGGCGGTCCTGGTCCTCGTCGGCGCCGTCCTCATCGGCAAATGGGTCTTCAGCGGCGACGGGCCCGGCTCCAAGCCCTTCGCCGCCCCCAACTTCGTCAACAAGACGCGGGCCGAGGCCGAGACGATGGCCAAGAACCGCGACCTCAACCCGGTCTTCACCCAGAAACCCTGCGAGAGCACCGCCAAGGGCAACATCTGCTCGCAGGACCCGGCCGCCGGCAAGGACGTCAACAAGGGCGACACCGTCAACCTCGTCGTCTCCACGGGCGCGCCCAAGGTCGACGTGCCGAGCGTCCTCGGCAAGACCCTGGACGAGGCGAAGACCCTCCTGGAGGGCGACCAGTACCAGTTCCAGGTCGACACGAAGCAGGAGGTGTCGACCGAGCCGGAGGGCACCGTCCTGAAGCAGAACCCCAAGCTCGGCGACCAGGTGGAGAAGGGCACCACCATCACCCTCACCGTCGCCAAGGCCGAGCAGAAGGCGACCGTCCCCGACGTCTCGAACAAGAGCTGCGACGAGGCCAAGGCGCAGATGGAACAGAACGAGCTCAAGGGCAACTGCGTCGAGGTCGACACCCAGGACCCCAACCAGGTCGACAAGGTCGTCCAGACCGTCCCGTCCATCGGCTCCCAGGCTGACAAGGGCTCCACCGTCCAGATCCAGATCGGCAAGAGCACCCAGCCCGAACAGGTCCAGGTCCCCGGCAACCTCCAGGGCATGAACCTCAAGGACGCCAAGCAGGCCCTGAAGAACGCCGGCCTGAACGTCGGCAACGTCGCCGGCTCCCAGGACGACGACGCCCAGGTCATCAGCTCCGACCCGGCCCCCGGCAGCACCGTCAACAAGGGCCAGACCGTCAACCTCATCGCCATCAAGAACGGCGGCAACGGCGGCAACAACGGAGGCGGCGGCTTCTTCGGCGGAGGCGGCGGCTGA
- a CDS encoding peptidoglycan D,D-transpeptidase FtsI family protein — MNKPLRRIAIFCGLLVLTLLLRDNYLQYVKADSLASDTKNRRVNITRYSTPRGDIIVDGKAITGSVETTGDYKYKRTWTNGAMWAPVTGYSSQAFGANQLERLEDGILSGNDDRLFFRNTLDMITGKDKAGGSVVTTLNAAAQKAAYQGLGSKKGAVAAIEPSTGKILALVSTPSYDPSKFAGSSNADAEAWNKVQKKNDPDDPMLNRALRETYPPGSTFKVVTAAAALENGEVSGIDAKTKTPDPFPLPQSSSKLTNEHGACENASLRYALMVSCNTVFAKMADNVGNKKMIEQAEKFGFNEPELDTPVRAAESIFPEDNRPQNALDGIGQGSNRATPLQMAMVASAVANDGKLMKPYMVDQLRAPNLDTLETTQPQQLSQPVSSKTAQALQQMMETVVNDDQGTGAKARINGVTVGGKTGTAQHGLNNKEKPYAWFISYAKLSDGSAPVAVAVVVEDGAADRGDITGGGLAGPIARDVMKAVIDSKK, encoded by the coding sequence ATGAACAAACCCCTGCGCCGGATCGCGATCTTCTGCGGCCTCCTGGTCCTCACCCTGCTGCTGCGCGACAACTACCTGCAGTACGTCAAGGCCGACAGCCTCGCCAGCGACACCAAGAACCGCCGCGTCAACATCACGCGCTACTCCACCCCGCGCGGCGACATCATCGTCGACGGCAAAGCCATCACCGGCTCCGTCGAGACCACCGGCGACTACAAGTACAAGCGCACCTGGACCAACGGCGCCATGTGGGCCCCCGTCACCGGCTACTCCTCCCAGGCCTTCGGCGCCAACCAGCTGGAACGGCTCGAGGACGGCATCCTCAGCGGCAACGACGACCGCCTCTTCTTCCGCAACACCCTCGACATGATCACCGGCAAGGACAAGGCGGGCGGCAGCGTCGTCACCACCCTCAACGCCGCCGCACAGAAGGCCGCCTACCAGGGCCTCGGCAGCAAGAAGGGCGCCGTCGCCGCGATCGAACCGTCCACCGGCAAGATCCTGGCACTCGTCTCCACCCCCTCCTACGACCCCTCCAAGTTCGCCGGCTCCTCCAACGCCGACGCCGAAGCCTGGAACAAGGTCCAGAAGAAGAACGACCCCGACGACCCGATGCTCAACCGCGCACTGCGCGAGACCTACCCGCCGGGCTCCACCTTCAAGGTCGTCACCGCCGCCGCCGCACTCGAGAACGGCGAGGTCTCCGGCATCGACGCCAAGACCAAGACCCCCGACCCGTTCCCCCTGCCGCAGTCCTCCAGCAAGCTCACCAACGAACACGGCGCCTGCGAGAACGCCAGCCTGCGCTACGCCCTCATGGTGTCCTGCAACACCGTCTTCGCGAAGATGGCCGACAACGTCGGCAACAAGAAGATGATCGAGCAGGCCGAGAAGTTCGGCTTCAACGAACCCGAGCTGGACACCCCGGTACGCGCCGCCGAGTCGATCTTCCCCGAGGACAACCGGCCGCAGAACGCCCTGGACGGCATCGGACAGGGCTCCAACCGCGCCACCCCGCTCCAGATGGCCATGGTCGCCTCCGCGGTCGCCAACGACGGCAAGCTCATGAAGCCGTACATGGTCGACCAGCTCCGGGCCCCCAACCTGGACACCCTGGAGACGACCCAGCCGCAGCAGCTCTCCCAGCCCGTCTCGTCCAAGACCGCACAGGCCCTCCAGCAGATGATGGAGACCGTCGTCAACGACGACCAGGGCACCGGCGCCAAGGCCAGGATCAACGGCGTCACCGTGGGCGGAAAGACCGGCACCGCGCAGCACGGCCTCAACAACAAGGAGAAGCCGTACGCCTGGTTCATCTCGTACGCGAAACTGTCCGACGGCAGCGCGCCGGTCGCGGTCGCCGTGGTCGTCGAGGACGGCGCCGCCGACCGCGGCGACATCACCGGCGGCGGCCTGGCCGGCCCGATCGCCCGCGACGTGATGAAGGCAGTCATCGACAGCAAGAAGTGA
- a CDS encoding FtsW/RodA/SpoVE family cell cycle protein — translation MSSTTNSPTHHTSTIGSIGTPSRRNTELALLVFAVVIPVFAYANVGLAINEQVPSGLLSYGLGLGLLAGVAHLVVRKFAPYADPLLLPVATLLNGLGLVAIWRLDQSKLLQGIHQAGTAAPRQLLYTALGIALFVVVLIFLKDHRVLQRYTYISMVGAVLLLLLPLVPGLGQNIYGAKIWISVAGFSIQPGEFAKIVLAIFFAGYLMVKRDALALASRRVLGLYLPRGRDLGPIIVVWIISILILVFETDLGTSLLFFGMFVIMLYVATERTSWIVFGMLMSAAGAVGVASFESHVQQRVQAWLDPMREYKLSQSGAPGIHSEQAMQALWAFGSGGTLGTGWGQGHSELIRFAANSDFILATFGEELGLAGIMALLLLYGLIAERGVRTALAARDPFGKLLAIGLSGAFALQVFVVAGGVMGLIPLTGMTMPFLAYGGSSVIANWALIGILIRISDTARRPAPAPASNPDAEMTQVVRPS, via the coding sequence ATGAGCAGTACAACCAACTCGCCGACGCACCACACGTCCACGATCGGCTCGATCGGCACCCCGAGCCGGCGCAACACCGAGCTCGCGCTGCTCGTGTTCGCCGTCGTGATCCCGGTCTTCGCCTACGCCAACGTGGGCCTCGCCATCAACGAGCAGGTGCCGTCCGGCCTCCTGAGCTACGGGCTCGGCCTCGGGCTGCTCGCCGGCGTCGCCCACCTCGTCGTGCGCAAGTTCGCGCCGTACGCGGACCCGCTGCTGCTCCCCGTGGCCACCCTGCTCAACGGACTCGGACTGGTCGCCATCTGGCGCCTCGACCAGTCCAAGCTGCTCCAGGGGATCCACCAGGCCGGCACCGCCGCCCCACGCCAGCTGCTCTACACGGCCCTGGGCATCGCCCTGTTCGTCGTCGTGCTGATCTTCCTCAAGGACCACCGCGTCCTGCAGCGCTACACCTACATCTCCATGGTCGGCGCGGTCCTCCTGCTGCTCCTCCCCCTGGTCCCCGGCCTCGGCCAGAACATCTACGGCGCGAAGATCTGGATCTCCGTCGCCGGCTTCTCCATCCAGCCCGGCGAGTTCGCCAAGATCGTGCTGGCCATCTTCTTCGCCGGCTACCTGATGGTGAAGCGCGACGCGCTCGCCCTGGCCAGCCGCCGCGTCCTCGGCCTGTACCTGCCCCGCGGCCGCGACCTAGGCCCGATCATCGTCGTCTGGATCATCTCGATCCTGATCCTGGTCTTCGAGACGGACCTCGGCACCTCGCTGCTGTTCTTCGGCATGTTCGTCATCATGCTGTACGTCGCCACCGAGCGGACCAGCTGGATCGTCTTCGGCATGCTGATGTCCGCGGCCGGTGCGGTCGGCGTGGCCAGCTTCGAAAGCCACGTCCAGCAGCGCGTGCAGGCATGGCTCGACCCCATGCGCGAGTACAAGCTCAGCCAGTCCGGCGCCCCCGGCATCCACTCCGAGCAGGCCATGCAAGCCCTGTGGGCGTTCGGCTCCGGCGGCACCCTCGGCACCGGCTGGGGCCAGGGCCACTCCGAGCTGATCCGCTTCGCCGCCAACTCCGACTTCATCCTCGCCACCTTCGGCGAGGAACTCGGCCTCGCCGGCATCATGGCCCTCCTGCTGCTCTACGGCCTGATCGCCGAACGCGGCGTGCGCACCGCCCTCGCCGCCCGCGACCCCTTCGGCAAGCTCCTCGCCATCGGCCTGTCCGGCGCCTTCGCCCTCCAGGTCTTCGTCGTCGCCGGCGGTGTGATGGGCCTCATCCCGCTCACCGGCATGACGATGCCGTTCCTCGCCTACGGCGGCTCCTCCGTCATCGCCAACTGGGCCCTGATCGGCATCCTCATCAGGATCAGCGACACCGCCCGCCGCCCGGCGCCCGCACCCGCCTCCAACCCCGACGCCGAGATGACCCAGGTGGTCCGCCCGTCATGA
- a CDS encoding Stp1/IreP family PP2C-type Ser/Thr phosphatase: protein MSLSLRFAAGSHKGMIREGNEDSGYAGPRLLAIADGMGGAAAGEVASSEAISTIVALDDDVPGSDVLTSLGTAVQRANDQLRALVEEDPQLEGMGTTLTALLWTGQRLGLVHVGDSRAYLLRDGVLTQITQDHTWVQRLVDEGRITEEEATTHPQRSLLMRALGSGEHVEPDLSIREVRAGDRYLICSDGLSGVVSHQTLEDTLASYQGPQETVQELIQLALRGGGPDNITVIVADVLDLDTGDTLAGQLSDTPVVVGAVAENQLQQHDNGIMQTPAGRASGLGRRQQGHGGGGQFGPPGSGGDITGFIPTDGFGDYTDDDFVKPRKSHKWLKRSFYSVLALAVIGGGLYGGYRWTQTQYYVGTKGEHVALYRGISQDLAWMSLSKVEKDHPEIELKYLPEYQRKLVEATIAEGDLSAARKKVDELAVQASACKKQAGTAAAGATGSKTSSKTGSKTGSKTAEGQAAATTGTTPASLTSKASPSPSATASPSAPATTTPTPGPSLSEEEQKVVSRCGEQ, encoded by the coding sequence ATGAGTCTGTCACTGCGCTTCGCCGCCGGATCGCACAAGGGCATGATCCGGGAGGGCAACGAGGACTCCGGTTACGCCGGACCGCGCCTGCTCGCCATCGCCGACGGCATGGGCGGCGCCGCCGCCGGCGAGGTCGCCTCCTCCGAGGCCATCTCCACCATCGTCGCCCTCGACGACGACGTCCCCGGCTCCGACGTCCTCACCTCCCTCGGCACCGCCGTCCAGCGCGCCAACGACCAACTGCGCGCCCTGGTCGAGGAAGACCCCCAGCTCGAAGGCATGGGGACGACCCTGACCGCCCTGCTGTGGACGGGCCAGCGCCTCGGCCTCGTCCACGTCGGCGACTCGCGCGCCTACCTGCTGCGCGACGGCGTCCTCACCCAGATCACCCAGGACCACACCTGGGTGCAGCGCCTCGTCGACGAGGGCCGCATCACCGAGGAAGAGGCCACCACCCACCCCCAGCGGTCCCTGCTCATGCGGGCACTGGGCAGCGGCGAACACGTCGAGCCGGACCTGTCGATCCGTGAGGTCCGCGCCGGCGACCGCTACCTCATCTGCTCCGACGGACTGTCCGGCGTCGTCTCCCACCAGACGCTCGAGGACACCCTCGCCAGCTACCAGGGCCCCCAGGAGACCGTGCAGGAGCTGATCCAGCTCGCACTGCGCGGCGGCGGCCCCGACAACATCACCGTGATCGTCGCCGACGTCCTCGACCTCGACACCGGGGACACCCTCGCCGGCCAGCTGTCCGACACCCCCGTCGTCGTCGGCGCCGTCGCCGAGAACCAGCTCCAGCAGCACGACAACGGCATCATGCAGACCCCCGCCGGCCGCGCCTCCGGCCTCGGCCGCCGCCAGCAGGGACACGGCGGCGGCGGCCAGTTCGGCCCGCCCGGATCCGGCGGCGACATCACCGGCTTCATCCCCACCGACGGCTTCGGCGACTACACCGACGACGACTTCGTCAAACCGCGCAAGAGCCACAAGTGGCTGAAGAGATCCTTCTACAGCGTCCTGGCGCTCGCCGTCATCGGCGGCGGACTGTACGGCGGCTACCGCTGGACCCAGACGCAGTACTACGTCGGCACCAAGGGCGAACACGTCGCGCTGTACCGGGGCATCAGCCAGGACCTGGCATGGATGTCGCTGTCGAAGGTCGAGAAGGACCACCCCGAGATCGAACTCAAGTACCTCCCGGAGTACCAGCGCAAGCTGGTGGAGGCCACGATCGCCGAGGGCGACCTGTCCGCCGCCCGGAAGAAGGTCGACGAGCTGGCCGTCCAGGCCTCCGCCTGCAAGAAGCAGGCCGGCACCGCGGCCGCGGGCGCCACCGGCTCCAAGACCTCGTCCAAGACCGGCTCCAAGACCGGCTCGAAGACCGCAGAGGGCCAGGCGGCCGCCACCACGGGAACCACCCCCGCCTCCCTCACGTCCAAGGCATCGCCGAGCCCCTCGGCGACCGCGTCCCCGAGCGCACCCGCGACCACCACTCCCACCCCCGGCCCGAGCCTGTCGGAGGAAGAGCAGAAGGTCGTCTCGCGGTGCGGTGAGCAGTAG